In Brienomyrus brachyistius isolate T26 chromosome 14, BBRACH_0.4, whole genome shotgun sequence, the following proteins share a genomic window:
- the LOC125707572 gene encoding photoreceptor outer segment membrane glycoprotein 2-like produces MSASREKNNSKCFTVSKMAVLKVKFTKSKRDKLAQVLWILNWVSVVTGIILLSLGLFLKVEIAKRRELLSDRQLQVVPDMLIAVGLIACIINLLGGKICHDCVDTAKYLRWKLLMLPYTICTFFFTFCILVGALMCYNMRGQLESSLLAGLNDAIRYYKDTDTPGRCFLKRTVDVLQMQFQCCGSVDFRDWFQIQWISNRYLDMSHKEIVQRLRSNVEGKYLVDAVPFSCCNPSSPRPCIQQQVTNSSAHFNYDYRREELNLWRRGCCQALMEYYSQILQSVGLTVLLIWLFELSVLTGVRYLQTAMDNVLRNGDPDSESDGWLLENSLAETARSNFNIIKNLGKCNRVDTTDDDPNIDIPSTSQEGPGNLPAKLIPATS; encoded by the exons ATGTCAGCAAGTAGAGAAAAAAATAACTCCAAGTGTTTCACCGTATCCAAGATGGCAGTGCTGAAGGTGAAGTTCACCAAATCTAAGCGAGACAAGCTGGCTCAAGTGCTCTGGATTTTGAACTGGGTCTCTGTGGTGACAGGCATCATCCTCTTGAGTCTAGGCCTCTTCCTGAAAGTGGAGATTGCCAAGCGTCGGGAGTTGCTGTCGGATCGGCAGCTCCAGGTTGTGCCGGACATGCTGATCGCCGTGGGGCTCATCGCCTGCATCATCAACTTGCTGGGAGGCAAGATCTGTCACGACTGCGTGGACACAGCCAAGTACCTGCGCTGGAAGCTTCTGATGTTACCCTACACCATCTGCACCTTTTTTTtcaccttctgcatcctggtgGGGGCGCTCATGTGCTACAACATGCGCGGCCAGCTGGAGTCGTCATTGCTGGCTGGGTTGAATGATGCCATACGCTACTACAAGGACACAGACACGCCGGGACGTTGCTTTCTCAAGCGCACTGTAGACGTGCTGCAGATGCAGTTTCAGTGTTGCGGTAGCGTCGACTTCCGAGACTGGTTCCAAATTCAATGGATCAGTAACAGATACTTGGATATGTCCCACAAGGAAATTGTGCA ACGCCTGAGGAGCAACGTCGAAGGCAAGTACCTTGTAGACGCCGTGCCGTTCAGCTGCTGCAACCCCAGCTCCCCTCGGCCCTGCATCCAGCAACAGGTGACCAACAGCTCAGCCCACTTCAACTATGACTACCGGAGGGAGGAGCTGAACCTGTGGAGGCGGGGCTGCTGCCAGGCCCTGATGGAGTACTACAGCCAGATCCTGCAGTCTGTGGGGCTCACGGTGCTTCTCATCTGGCTCTTTGAG CTCTCGGTACTGACCGGCGTACGCTACCTGCAGACAGCCATGGATAACGTGCTACGCAATGGGGACCCTGACTCGGAGTCTGATGGCTGGCTCCTGGAGAACAGCTTAGCGGAGACGGCCCGTTCCAACTTCAACATCATCAAGAACTTGGGCAAGTGCAATCGGGTCGATACCACGGATGATGATCCCAACATTGACATTCCCAGTACCTCGCAGGAAGGGCCCGGAAACTTGCCGGCAAAACTGATTCCTGcaaccagctaa
- the LOC125707934 gene encoding transmembrane protein 179-like, whose amino-acid sequence MWLPGRCAVVLHASGGVSVRSRRCTERRKPEHRRLANMALDNFLFAQCILYFLAFVFGFIAVVPLSENDDDFQGKCLLFTRGMWQNENITVAKQRFIVDEWGPESSCSFITWIGIASLILSAVQAWRLLFFLCKGHDDSIFNAFLNLLVSSLVVFAVFVACTIISVGFNLWCDAITESGSMVSSCEDLQDTDLELGLDNSSFYDQFAIAQFGLWAAWLTWLGIAVLAFLKVYNNYRQEDLLDSLVREKELLLGRGARRFSDAEDRSAMI is encoded by the exons ATGTGGCTTCCCGGCAGATGCGCTGTCGTGCTTCATGCGTCAGGCGGCGTGTCAGTGCGCAGCCGCCGCTGCACTGAGCGCAGAAAGCCGGAGCACAGGCGCCTGGCGAACATGGCACTCGACAATTTCCTTTTCGCACAGTGCATCCTCTACTTCCTGGCGTTCGTCTTCGGCTTCATCGCCGTAGTCCCCCTGTCCGAAAACGACGATGACTTCCAGGGTAAATGCCTGCTCTTTACTCGGGGCATGTGGCAGAACGAGAACATCACGGTGGCGAAGCAGCGCTTCATCGTGGATGAGTGGGGACCCGAGTCCTCCTGCAGCTTCATCACCTGGATCGGGATCGCGTCCCTCATACTGTCCGCAGTACAGGCGTGGCGGCTGCTCTTCTTCCTCTGCAAAGGCCACGACGA CTCCATCTTCAACGCCTTCCTGAACCTCCTGGTCAGCTCCCTGGTGGTCTTCGCAGTCTTCGTGGCCTGCACCATCATCAGTGTGGGCTTCAACCTCTGGTGTGATGCCATCACGGAGAGTGGCAGTATGGTCAGCAG CTGCGAGGACCTGCAGGACACCGACCTGGAGCTTGGCCTAGACAACTCCTCATTCTACGACCAATTTGCCATCGCGCAG TTTGGCCTCTGGGCGGCCTGGCTGACCTGGCTGGGCATCGCGGTGCTGGCTTTCCTCAAGGTCTACAACAACTACCGCCAGGAGGACCTGCTGGACAGCCTGGTGCGCGAGAAGGAGCTGCTGCTGGGCCGCGGCGCCCGCCGCTTCTCCGACGCCGAGGACAGAAGCGCAATGATCTAG
- the c14h14orf180 gene encoding nutritionally-regulated adipose and cardiac enriched protein homolog, whose protein sequence is MLSGGREGLFELGGRLQQQGESQAALHCFLSCLLGLPHVHSFPLLPNCLHQIAELFIEEKNYVKALQFIQAEKMFYEVALIELTALQGAAGTQDSPASLGSAAWDRPEEELSELASQAQDYERLAQLCIMSKRPHLALEYSGKATKIRQKVFGNDHPITARSLELLASVYAEIGKTEYSDSLGQCVTALSKSMTPTEAFSHASRSTASSHRERRSDVRHHHRKEPHPLPEVPVTKITTCKFPPSILKRSNLSGSDLEATHRRRSERRVRFREPENVVHGYDASPARPHLAPLACLFLLLSVLGVMLYCMGRRRPLRTCEELEAILAVCILQVKQLVWGCWVWLTMQ, encoded by the exons ATGCTGagcggggggagggagggtctcTTCGAGCTGGGCGGCCGGCTCCAGCAGCAGGGCGAGTCGCAGGCGGCGCTGCACTGCTTCCTCAGCTGCCTGCTGGGGCTGCCCCACGTCCACAGCTTCCCCTTGCTGCCCAACTGTCTGCACCAG ATCGCAGAGCTTTTCATCGAGGAGAAGAACT ATGTGAAGGCGCTGCAGTTCATCCAGGCGGAGAAGATGTTCTACGAGGTGGCGCTGATTGAGCTCACcgccctccagggggcagcag GTACGCAGGACTCGCCGGCTTCGCTGGGTTCCGCCGCATGGGACCGACCCGAGGAGGAACTGTCGGAGCTGGCCTCCCAGGCGCAGGACTATGAGAGACTGGCCCAGCTGTGCATTATGAGCAAAAG ACCTCATCTCGCTCTGGAGTACAGTGGTAAG gcCACTAAAATCCGTCAGAAAGTGTTTGGCAATGACCACCCCATCACCGCCAGGAGCCTGGAGCTGCTTGCCTCCGTCTATGCTGAGATTGGGAAGACCGAGTATTCAG ACTCGCTCGGCCAGTGCGTGACGGCACTGTCAAAGTCGATGACCCCCACCGAGGCCTTTAGCCACGCCTCCCGCAGCACGGCCTCCAGTCACAGAGAGCGGCGCTCCGACGTGCGACACCATCACAGGAAGGAGCCACACCCCCTACCGGAAGTGCCCGTGACAAAG ATCACCACTTGCAAATTTCCGCCCTCCATCCTGAAGCGGTCCAACCTGAGTGGCAGCGACTTAGAAGCCACCCACAGACGGCGATCAGAGCGGCGAGTTCGCTTCAGGGAGCCCGAGAACGTCGTACACG GGTATGACGCTTCTCCTGCCCGCCCACACCTGGCGCCACTGGCCTGCCTCTTCCTGCTGCTCTCCGTCCTGGGCGTGATGCTGTACTGCATGGGCCGGCGGCGGCCGCTGCGTACCTGCGAGGAGCTGGAGGCCATCCTGGCCGTCTGCATCCTGCAGGTGAAGCAGCTGGTGTGGGGCTGCTGGGTCTGGCTCACCATGCAATGA